A single Cnuibacter physcomitrellae DNA region contains:
- the dnaN gene encoding DNA polymerase III subunit beta, translating into MKFQVNRDVFSEAVSFAVKLLPQRTTLPILSGVLIEAEGGELTLSSFDYEVSAQTQIPAEVEESGVVLVSGRLLSDIASRLPNAPVQFSTEDSHIVVRCGSARFTLLSMPVEEYPTLPQVGAQSGVLPADTFSTAVAQVAVAASRDDVTPVITGVQLEIADNSLSLVATDRYRVAVRDIDWDGSDGGVQQATALVPARTLHEVGRTFGNAGTISVSITGTDDRELIAFSADRKTVTTLLIKGNFPPVKRLFPESVENYAVMNTAELIEAVKRVSLVLEREAALRFSFTLDGVTLEAIGSEQAQASETIDALLTGEDTVVSLKPQFLLDGLGAVHSEFVRISFTKTDNPNKPGPVLITSQSSKDQPGSDDYRYLLQPNLLLR; encoded by the coding sequence GTGAAGTTCCAAGTAAATCGAGACGTCTTCAGCGAGGCGGTCTCGTTCGCGGTGAAGCTCCTCCCGCAGCGCACCACCCTCCCCATCCTGAGCGGCGTGCTCATCGAGGCCGAGGGCGGAGAGCTCACCCTGTCGTCCTTCGACTACGAGGTCTCCGCTCAGACGCAGATCCCCGCGGAGGTCGAGGAGTCGGGCGTGGTCCTCGTCTCGGGGCGCCTCCTGAGCGACATCGCCTCGCGCCTGCCCAACGCGCCCGTGCAGTTCTCCACGGAGGACTCGCACATCGTCGTGCGCTGCGGCTCCGCTCGCTTCACCCTGCTGAGCATGCCCGTCGAGGAGTACCCGACCCTCCCGCAGGTCGGCGCCCAGAGCGGCGTCCTCCCGGCCGACACGTTCTCCACCGCGGTGGCGCAGGTCGCCGTCGCCGCGTCCCGCGACGACGTCACGCCCGTCATCACCGGCGTCCAGCTCGAGATCGCCGACAACTCGCTCTCGCTCGTCGCCACCGACCGCTACCGCGTCGCGGTCCGCGACATCGACTGGGACGGCAGCGACGGAGGAGTCCAGCAGGCGACGGCGCTCGTGCCGGCGCGCACCCTCCACGAGGTCGGTCGCACGTTCGGCAACGCGGGCACGATCTCGGTGTCGATCACGGGCACCGACGACCGCGAGCTCATCGCCTTCAGCGCCGATCGCAAGACGGTGACGACGCTGCTCATCAAGGGCAACTTCCCGCCGGTCAAGAGACTGTTCCCCGAGAGCGTCGAGAACTACGCGGTCATGAACACCGCTGAGCTCATCGAGGCGGTCAAGCGCGTCTCCCTGGTGCTCGAGCGCGAGGCCGCGCTCCGCTTCAGCTTCACCCTCGACGGCGTGACCCTCGAGGCGATCGGATCCGAGCAGGCGCAGGCATCCGAGACCATCGACGCCCTCCTCACCGGGGAGGACACCGTCGTGTCGCTCAAGCCGCAGTTCCTCCTCGACGGACTCGGCGCCGTGCACTCCGAGTTCGTCCGGATCTCGTTCACCAAGACCGACAACCCGAACAAGCCCGGCCCGGTGCTGATCACCAGCCAGTCGTCGAAGGACCAGCCCGGGTCCGACGACTACCGCTACCTGCTGCAGCCCAACCTGCTGCTCCGCTGA
- the gnd gene encoding phosphogluconate dehydrogenase (NAD(+)-dependent, decarboxylating): MQIGLIGLGKMGNNMRTRLRNAGIEVTGYDRNPAVTDVPDLAALAAALPAPRIVWVMVPAGEITDGVIHDLADVLDEGDLIIDGGNSKWTEDFKHSEYLVPKGIEFMDAGVSGGVWGLENGYGLMVGGTAENVERAMPIFDALRPEGPREEGFVHVGEVGAGHYAKMVHNGIEYGIMQAYAEGYELLDTKKDIIKDVTGTFKAWQRGTVVRSWLLDLLVRALEADPEFHDIQGYVQDSGEGRWTLEEAIENAVPMPAISAAIFARFVSRQEDSPSMKAVAALRNQFGGHAVKELD, from the coding sequence ATGCAGATCGGTCTCATCGGACTCGGCAAGATGGGCAACAACATGCGCACCCGTCTGCGCAACGCCGGCATCGAGGTGACGGGATACGACCGCAACCCGGCCGTGACCGACGTCCCCGACCTCGCCGCGCTCGCCGCGGCACTGCCTGCGCCGCGCATCGTCTGGGTCATGGTGCCCGCCGGTGAGATCACCGACGGCGTGATCCACGACCTGGCCGACGTGCTCGACGAGGGCGACCTCATCATCGACGGCGGCAACTCGAAGTGGACCGAGGACTTCAAGCACTCCGAGTACCTGGTGCCCAAGGGCATCGAGTTCATGGATGCGGGTGTCTCGGGTGGCGTCTGGGGCCTCGAGAACGGCTACGGGCTGATGGTCGGCGGCACCGCCGAGAACGTCGAGCGCGCCATGCCGATCTTCGACGCCCTGCGTCCCGAGGGTCCGCGCGAGGAGGGCTTCGTGCACGTCGGCGAGGTCGGCGCCGGCCACTACGCCAAGATGGTGCACAACGGCATCGAGTACGGCATCATGCAGGCCTACGCCGAGGGCTACGAGCTGCTCGACACCAAGAAGGACATCATCAAGGACGTCACCGGGACGTTCAAGGCCTGGCAGCGCGGCACGGTCGTGCGCTCCTGGCTCCTCGACCTCCTGGTCCGCGCACTCGAGGCCGACCCCGAGTTCCACGACATCCAGGGCTACGTCCAGGACTCCGGCGAGGGCCGCTGGACGCTCGAGGAGGCGATCGAGAACGCCGTGCCGATGCCCGCCATCAGCGCCGCGATCTTCGCCCGCTTCGTCTCGCGCCAGGAGGACTCGCCCTCGATGAAGGCCGTCGCGGCCCTGCGCAACCAGTTCGGCGGTCACGCCGTCAAAGAGCTCGACTGA
- the recF gene encoding DNA replication/repair protein RecF (All proteins in this family for which functions are known are DNA-binding proteins that assist the filamentation of RecA onto DNA for the initiation of recombination or recombinational repair.) yields MHVSHLQLTDFRNYRTADVALERGANLFVGRNGQGKTNLVEAVGYLATVGSHRVSTDQALIRSGCESAVIRAKLTHEQRELLVEVQINRTGANRAQVNRAAIKPRELPRYAASVLFAPEDLALVRGEPSTRRRFVDGLLVQRSPRLSGVLSDYDRVLRQRNALLKSARASGLKAETLPTLEVWNDRLVELGAEIMKERIAVVAALGPRVRSAYQAVAGTDQEPALGVVLSVLADHPDSEDADGESGPLGDVSSSIDDLRAMFRAGLDRVRRAERDRGVTLCGPHRDDVLFTLNGLPAKGYASHGESWSFALSLRLASADLLRTESLLGDPVVILDDVFAELDSGRRARLAEAVLDYEQVLITAAVYDDVPKELTAHTVHVNAGEIVETEAADD; encoded by the coding sequence GTGCACGTCAGTCACCTCCAGCTCACCGACTTCCGCAACTACCGGACGGCGGACGTGGCGCTCGAGCGCGGCGCGAACCTGTTCGTCGGCCGCAACGGGCAGGGCAAGACCAACCTCGTCGAGGCGGTGGGGTACCTGGCCACGGTCGGGTCGCACCGCGTCTCGACCGACCAGGCCCTCATCCGCAGCGGATGCGAGTCGGCGGTGATCAGGGCGAAGCTGACGCACGAGCAGCGTGAGCTGCTCGTCGAGGTGCAGATCAACCGGACGGGAGCGAACCGCGCGCAGGTGAACCGCGCGGCGATCAAGCCGCGCGAGCTGCCGCGCTACGCGGCGAGCGTGCTGTTCGCTCCCGAGGATCTCGCCCTCGTCCGCGGCGAGCCGTCGACGAGGCGTCGGTTCGTCGACGGGCTCCTCGTGCAGCGGAGCCCTCGGCTCTCCGGGGTGCTCTCGGACTACGACCGGGTGCTCCGTCAGCGCAACGCCCTCCTGAAGTCCGCGCGCGCATCCGGCCTGAAGGCCGAGACGCTGCCGACACTCGAGGTGTGGAACGACAGGCTGGTCGAGCTGGGCGCCGAGATCATGAAGGAGCGCATCGCCGTCGTCGCCGCCCTCGGTCCGCGTGTCCGCTCCGCGTATCAGGCGGTGGCCGGGACGGATCAGGAGCCGGCGCTCGGGGTGGTCCTGAGCGTGCTCGCCGATCATCCGGACTCGGAGGACGCCGACGGCGAGTCCGGGCCGCTGGGCGACGTGTCCTCCTCGATCGACGATCTCCGGGCGATGTTCCGCGCCGGGCTCGACCGGGTGCGCCGGGCCGAGCGCGATCGAGGGGTGACGCTCTGCGGTCCGCACCGCGACGACGTGCTGTTCACCCTGAACGGGCTGCCCGCCAAGGGGTATGCGAGCCATGGGGAGTCGTGGTCGTTCGCGCTGTCGCTCCGGCTGGCCAGCGCCGACCTGCTGCGCACCGAGTCGCTCCTCGGAGATCCCGTGGTGATCCTCGACGACGTGTTCGCCGAGCTCGACTCGGGCCGGCGGGCTCGGCTCGCGGAGGCGGTCCTCGACTACGAGCAGGTGCTGATCACCGCCGCCGTCTACGACGACGTGCCCAAGGAGCTCACCGCGCACACCGTGCACGTGAACGCCGGGGAGATCGTGGAGACGGAGGCGGCCGATGACTGA
- a CDS encoding DUF721 domain-containing protein, giving the protein MTESQNVYLRLKEALAGAPVRRTRRGIRTREVDDDGTNMPYGRGRDPRPLGDVVDSLSQELGWTASLAKSDIMLDWAEIAGPETAEHSRPMGVTDAVLTIQCDSTAWATQLRTMRSHLLGSIAQRYPDAGIESIRFEAPHAPTWKRGSRSIPGRGPRDTYG; this is encoded by the coding sequence ATGACTGAGTCGCAGAACGTCTACCTCCGTCTGAAGGAGGCCCTGGCCGGCGCCCCCGTCCGCCGCACGCGTCGCGGGATCCGCACGAGGGAGGTCGACGACGACGGGACGAACATGCCGTACGGTCGGGGCCGTGACCCGCGACCCCTCGGCGACGTGGTCGACTCGCTCTCGCAGGAGCTGGGCTGGACGGCCTCGCTGGCGAAGTCCGACATCATGCTCGACTGGGCCGAGATCGCCGGGCCCGAGACGGCCGAGCACTCGCGGCCGATGGGCGTGACCGACGCCGTGCTCACCATCCAGTGCGACTCGACGGCCTGGGCGACGCAGCTGCGCACGATGCGTTCGCACCTGCTGGGGAGCATCGCTCAGAGATACCCCGATGCGGGCATCGAGTCCATCCGCTTCGAAGCGCCCCACGCCCCCACCTGGAAACGAGGCTCCAGATCGATTCCAGGGCGTGGCCCTCGCGATACCTACGGCTGA
- the gyrB gene encoding DNA topoisomerase (ATP-hydrolyzing) subunit B, with amino-acid sequence MTDESNEPVTDDTPAISGEAVHHQPVDHEYGANQIQVLEGLEAVRKRPGMYIGSTGPRGLHHLVYEIVDNSVDEALAGYADDIQVTILSSGGVRVIDNGRGIPTDEHPTEKKSTVEVVLTILHAGGKFGGGGYAVSGGLHGVGSSVVNALSRELDVEVSRGGYVFRQSYRNGVPEAPLERGEQTERTGTTITFWPNAEIFETVEFDYETLRTRFQQMAFLNKGLRISLDDEREPDDEGKTRSDVFHYERGLVDYVEYLNSAKKSEVVNPEIISFETEDTDKKIALEVAMQWTTAYSESVHTYANTINTHEGGTHEEGFRAALTSLVNRYAREKNLLREKDENLSGDDVREGLTAVISVKLSEPQFEGQTKTKLGNTEAKAFVQRITGQQLGDWFERNPQVAREIIRKAISASQARIAARKAREQTRRKGLLEGSGLPGKLADCSSKDPSRSEIFLVEGDSAGGSAKTGRNPETQAILPLRGKILNVEKARLDRALANAEIQAMITAFGTGIGEDFDGEKARYHKIVLMADADVDGQHITTLLLTLLFRYMRPLIELGYVYLAQPPLYRLKWTNAEHEYVYSDRERDALLEAGAAAGKRLQKDNGVQRYKGLGEMNHQELWDTTMNPDSRTLLQVTLEDAAIADGIFATLMGDDVDARRTFIQQNAKDVRFLDI; translated from the coding sequence ATGACGGATGAATCGAACGAGCCTGTGACGGACGACACTCCTGCGATCTCAGGCGAGGCGGTTCATCATCAGCCCGTCGACCATGAGTACGGCGCCAATCAGATCCAGGTGCTCGAGGGCCTCGAGGCGGTGCGCAAGCGCCCCGGCATGTACATCGGTTCGACCGGTCCGCGCGGTCTGCACCACCTGGTCTACGAGATCGTCGACAACTCCGTCGACGAGGCGCTCGCCGGCTACGCCGACGACATCCAGGTGACCATCCTGTCGTCGGGTGGTGTGCGGGTCATCGACAACGGTCGAGGCATCCCCACCGACGAGCACCCCACCGAGAAGAAGTCGACCGTCGAGGTCGTCCTGACCATCCTCCACGCGGGCGGCAAGTTCGGCGGTGGCGGCTACGCGGTCTCCGGCGGACTCCACGGCGTCGGCAGCTCCGTCGTCAACGCGCTCTCGCGCGAGCTCGACGTCGAGGTCAGCCGTGGCGGCTACGTCTTCCGTCAGTCCTACCGGAACGGCGTGCCCGAGGCACCGCTGGAGCGCGGTGAGCAGACCGAGCGCACCGGGACGACGATCACGTTCTGGCCCAACGCCGAGATCTTCGAGACGGTCGAGTTCGACTACGAGACCCTGCGCACCCGCTTCCAGCAGATGGCCTTCCTCAACAAGGGCCTGCGGATCTCGCTCGACGACGAGCGCGAGCCCGACGACGAGGGCAAGACCCGCAGCGACGTCTTCCACTACGAGCGCGGTCTCGTCGACTACGTGGAGTACCTCAACTCGGCGAAGAAGAGCGAGGTGGTCAACCCCGAGATCATCTCCTTCGAGACCGAGGACACCGACAAGAAGATCGCCCTCGAGGTCGCCATGCAGTGGACGACCGCGTACTCGGAGAGCGTCCACACCTACGCCAACACGATCAACACGCACGAGGGCGGCACGCACGAGGAGGGCTTCCGCGCGGCTCTGACCTCGCTGGTCAACCGCTACGCGCGCGAGAAGAACCTCCTCCGCGAGAAGGACGAGAACCTCTCCGGCGACGACGTGCGCGAGGGTCTCACCGCGGTCATCTCGGTCAAGCTCAGCGAACCGCAGTTCGAGGGCCAGACCAAGACCAAGCTCGGCAACACCGAGGCGAAGGCGTTCGTGCAGCGCATCACCGGTCAGCAGCTCGGCGACTGGTTCGAGCGCAACCCGCAGGTGGCGCGCGAGATCATCCGCAAGGCGATCTCCGCATCCCAGGCCCGCATCGCGGCCCGCAAGGCGCGCGAGCAGACCCGTCGCAAGGGACTGCTCGAGGGCAGCGGCCTCCCTGGCAAGCTCGCCGACTGCTCGAGCAAGGATCCCTCGCGCAGCGAGATCTTCCTCGTCGAGGGAGACTCGGCGGGTGGTTCGGCCAAGACCGGCCGGAACCCCGAGACGCAGGCGATCCTGCCGCTGCGCGGCAAGATCCTCAACGTCGAGAAGGCGCGTCTGGATCGCGCCCTCGCCAACGCCGAGATCCAGGCGATGATCACGGCGTTCGGCACGGGCATCGGCGAGGACTTCGACGGCGAGAAGGCCAGGTACCACAAGATCGTGCTCATGGCCGACGCCGACGTCGACGGTCAGCACATCACGACGCTGCTGCTCACCCTGCTGTTCCGCTACATGCGACCGCTCATCGAGCTCGGTTACGTGTACCTCGCGCAGCCGCCGCTCTACCGTCTGAAGTGGACGAACGCGGAGCACGAGTACGTCTACTCCGACCGCGAGCGGGATGCGCTGCTCGAGGCCGGCGCCGCGGCGGGCAAGCGTCTGCAGAAGGACAACGGCGTGCAGCGCTACAAGGGTCTGGGCGAGATGAACCACCAGGAGCTGTGGGACACGACGATGAACCCCGACTCGCGCACGCTGCTGCAGGTGACCCTGGAGGACGCGGCCATCGCCGACGGCATCTTCGCGACCCTGATGGGCGACGACGTCGACGCACGCCGCACCTTCATCCAGCAGAACGCCAAGGACGTCCGCTTCCTCGACATCTGA
- the gyrA gene encoding DNA gyrase subunit A yields the protein MTDDIETTGPAGDRIEQVDLQLEMQRSYLDYAMSVIVGRALPDVRDGLKPVHRRVVFTMYDGGYRPDRAFSKCTRVIGDVMGQFHPHGDSSVYDALVRLVQPWSLRYPLALGQGNFGSPGNDGAAAHRYTETKMAPLAMEMVRDIDEDTVDFQDNYDGRTQEPVVLPSRFPNLLVNGSVGIAVGMATNIPPHNLREVSEGALWALEHPDASREELLEALIQRIKGPDFPTSAQILGVKGIHDMYRTGRGSITMRAVVNIEEVQGRTCLVVTELPYQVNPENLAIKIADLVKEGRIGGIADIRDESSGRTGQRLVIILKRDAVAKVVLNNLYKHTQLQENFGANMLAIVDGVPRTLSLDGFIREWVTHQIEVIVRRTRFRLRKAEERMHILRAYLKALDALDEVIALIRRSPTVEDARDGLIDLLEIDEVQARAILELQLRRLAALERQKIQEEAEQLAALIEEYEAILASEIRQRTLIADELREITEKFGDDRRTEIMFGFDGDMSVEDLIPEEEMVVTVTRGGYIKRTRSDNYRSQHRGGKGVKGAQLRADDVVEHFFVTTTHHWLLFFTNTGRVYRAKAYEIQEAGRDAKGQHVANLLAMSPDEQITQILDIRDYEVAQYLVLATRDGLLKKTALTEYDTNRSGGIIAINLREGDELVSALLVNEDSDVLLVSRHGMSIRFTASDETLRPMGRATSGVIGMKFREGDTLQGASVVSHDGYVFIVTEGGYAKRTSVDEYRLQGRGGLGIKVAKLAEARGDLVGSLIVGEDDEVLVVLASGKVVRSAVAEVPAKGRDTMGVVFARFSDDDRIIAVAKNTERNLDAELESEPGAAAADLASGEDVPTDE from the coding sequence GTGACCGACGACATCGAGACCACCGGCCCCGCCGGCGACCGGATCGAGCAGGTCGACCTCCAGCTCGAGATGCAGCGCTCGTACCTCGACTACGCGATGAGCGTGATCGTCGGCCGTGCGCTGCCCGACGTCCGCGACGGCCTCAAGCCGGTGCACCGCCGCGTGGTCTTCACGATGTACGACGGCGGATACCGTCCCGACCGGGCCTTCTCCAAGTGCACGCGTGTGATCGGCGACGTGATGGGCCAGTTCCACCCGCACGGTGACAGCTCGGTCTACGACGCGCTCGTGCGACTGGTCCAGCCGTGGTCGCTTCGCTATCCGCTGGCGCTCGGACAGGGCAACTTCGGTTCGCCCGGAAACGACGGCGCGGCCGCGCACCGGTACACCGAGACCAAGATGGCTCCGCTCGCCATGGAGATGGTGCGCGACATCGACGAGGACACCGTCGACTTCCAGGACAACTACGACGGGCGCACGCAGGAGCCGGTCGTCCTTCCGAGCCGGTTCCCGAACCTGCTGGTGAACGGCTCCGTCGGCATCGCGGTCGGCATGGCCACGAACATCCCGCCGCACAACCTGCGCGAGGTCTCCGAGGGTGCGCTCTGGGCGCTCGAGCACCCCGATGCGTCGCGCGAGGAGCTGCTCGAGGCGCTCATCCAGCGCATCAAGGGGCCCGACTTCCCGACGTCGGCGCAGATCCTCGGCGTCAAGGGCATCCACGACATGTACCGCACGGGTCGCGGCTCGATCACGATGCGCGCGGTCGTGAACATCGAGGAGGTCCAGGGTCGCACCTGCCTCGTCGTCACCGAGCTGCCGTACCAGGTCAACCCGGAGAACCTGGCGATCAAGATCGCCGACCTGGTCAAGGAGGGGCGGATCGGCGGCATCGCCGACATCCGCGACGAGTCGTCCGGCCGCACCGGTCAGCGCCTGGTCATCATCCTGAAGCGCGACGCGGTGGCCAAGGTCGTCCTCAACAACCTGTACAAGCACACGCAGCTGCAGGAGAACTTCGGCGCGAACATGCTCGCCATCGTCGACGGCGTGCCGCGCACGCTCTCGCTCGACGGCTTCATCCGCGAGTGGGTGACGCACCAGATCGAGGTCATCGTCCGTCGCACCCGCTTCCGGCTGCGCAAGGCCGAGGAGCGCATGCACATCCTGCGTGCGTACCTCAAGGCGCTCGACGCCCTCGACGAGGTGATCGCCCTCATCCGCCGGTCGCCCACGGTCGAGGATGCGCGCGACGGCCTGATCGACCTGCTCGAGATCGACGAGGTGCAGGCCCGTGCCATCCTCGAGCTGCAGCTCCGACGCCTCGCGGCGCTCGAGCGGCAGAAGATCCAGGAGGAGGCGGAGCAGCTGGCCGCGCTGATCGAGGAGTACGAGGCGATCCTCGCGTCCGAGATCCGCCAGCGCACCCTCATCGCCGACGAGCTCCGTGAGATCACGGAGAAGTTCGGCGACGACCGTCGCACCGAGATCATGTTCGGCTTCGACGGCGACATGAGCGTGGAGGACCTCATCCCCGAGGAGGAGATGGTGGTCACGGTCACGCGCGGTGGGTACATCAAGCGCACGCGGAGCGACAACTACCGCTCGCAGCACCGCGGTGGCAAGGGCGTGAAGGGCGCGCAGCTGCGCGCCGACGACGTGGTCGAGCACTTCTTCGTCACGACGACGCACCACTGGCTCCTGTTCTTCACGAACACCGGGCGCGTCTACCGCGCCAAGGCGTACGAGATCCAGGAGGCCGGTCGCGATGCGAAGGGCCAGCACGTCGCCAACCTGCTGGCGATGAGCCCGGACGAGCAGATCACGCAGATCCTCGACATCCGCGACTACGAGGTCGCCCAGTACCTGGTGCTCGCCACGCGCGACGGTCTGCTGAAGAAGACCGCCCTCACCGAGTACGACACGAACCGCTCGGGCGGCATCATCGCGATCAACCTGCGCGAGGGCGACGAGCTCGTCTCGGCGCTGCTCGTGAACGAGGACTCCGACGTCCTGCTCGTGTCGCGTCACGGCATGTCGATCCGCTTCACCGCCTCCGACGAGACCCTCCGTCCGATGGGGCGCGCGACGTCCGGTGTCATCGGCATGAAGTTCCGCGAGGGCGACACCCTGCAGGGCGCGTCCGTGGTGAGCCACGACGGATACGTGTTCATCGTCACCGAGGGCGGGTACGCGAAGCGCACCTCGGTCGACGAGTACCGGCTCCAGGGCCGCGGCGGACTGGGCATCAAGGTGGCCAAGCTGGCCGAGGCGAGGGGCGATCTCGTGGGCTCGCTGATCGTCGGCGAGGACGACGAGGTGCTTGTGGTTCTTGCCAGCGGCAAGGTGGTAAGGTCTGCCGTGGCCGAAGTCCCGGCCAAGGGCCGTGACACGATGGGCGTCGTCTTCGCCAGATTCTCAGACGACGACCGCATCATTGCTGTGGCCAAGAACACCGAACGCAACCTGGACGCCGAGCTCGAATCCGAGCCCGGGGCGGCCGCCGCCGACCTGGCGTCTGGAGAGGATGTACCGACGGATGAGTAA
- a CDS encoding DUF3566 domain-containing protein encodes MSNVADKLAKKTARVASTKQVRLKLVYIDFWSVLKISFLLAIILGIITIVASFLIWSVLNQTGVFDRINTLLQSIAGQENFNLNDIASLGQVMGFSVVVAVLDVIVITALGAIAAALYNLAVRITGGVMLGFTNK; translated from the coding sequence ATGAGTAACGTTGCCGACAAGCTCGCGAAGAAGACCGCGCGAGTGGCGTCGACCAAGCAGGTACGCCTCAAGCTCGTCTACATCGACTTCTGGTCGGTGCTGAAGATCTCGTTCCTGCTCGCGATCATCCTCGGGATCATCACCATCGTGGCGAGCTTCCTGATCTGGTCGGTGCTCAACCAGACCGGTGTGTTCGACCGCATCAACACGCTGCTGCAGTCGATCGCCGGCCAGGAGAACTTCAACCTGAACGACATCGCGTCGCTCGGTCAGGTCATGGGCTTCTCGGTCGTCGTCGCGGTGCTCGATGTCATCGTCATCACCGCGCTCGGTGCGATCGCGGCCGCGCTGTACAACCTCGCGGTCCGCATCACCGGCGGCGTGATGCTCGGGTTCACCAACAAGTGA
- a CDS encoding type II toxin-antitoxin system VapC family toxin — protein sequence MYSYFDSSAFVKLVIPEEASVELKAWVDGSSLSPISNDLLHTEILRAVRRRAPQRLPDARHLLSGVLTASITTSIADRAAWLEPPSVRSLDALHVATALEIGDGVHAFVTYDTRMQECARAHGFDVVAPGA from the coding sequence GTGTACTCCTACTTCGACTCGTCCGCGTTCGTGAAGCTGGTCATTCCCGAGGAGGCCAGTGTGGAGTTGAAAGCGTGGGTCGATGGATCTTCGCTCAGCCCCATCTCCAATGATCTCCTTCACACCGAGATCCTGCGCGCAGTCAGACGGCGTGCCCCTCAGCGCCTTCCTGACGCGCGCCACCTGCTCTCCGGTGTGCTGACGGCGTCCATCACGACGAGCATCGCCGACAGGGCCGCGTGGCTCGAGCCACCGTCGGTCCGATCGCTCGACGCGCTCCACGTCGCGACAGCCCTGGAGATCGGCGATGGAGTCCACGCCTTCGTCACGTACGACACCCGGATGCAGGAATGCGCCAGGGCACATGGGTTCGATGTGGTGGCGCCGGGGGCGTGA
- a CDS encoding type II toxin-antitoxin system Phd/YefM family antitoxin, giving the protein MAEVGIRALKQNASAVVARVAAGETVTITDRGRPVALMTPIRPSRVEEMIASGQIRPATRSLADMPLPKPLDDDGPTLSEVLQQMRDEDDR; this is encoded by the coding sequence ATGGCCGAGGTCGGGATTCGGGCGCTGAAGCAGAACGCTTCCGCCGTCGTCGCACGAGTAGCCGCAGGTGAGACAGTGACCATCACCGACAGAGGGCGCCCCGTCGCGCTCATGACCCCGATACGCCCGTCGCGCGTCGAGGAGATGATCGCGTCGGGCCAGATCAGGCCCGCCACACGATCGTTGGCCGACATGCCGCTCCCGAAGCCCCTCGACGACGACGGCCCCACGTTGTCGGAGGTGCTGCAGCAGATGCGCGACGAAGACGACCGGTAG
- a CDS encoding peptidylprolyl isomerase, whose amino-acid sequence MPAHTHVATLNTNHGPIVVNLYGFHAPKTVNNFVGLATGEIEWTDPKTGQPSTAPLYDGVVFHRIIPGFMIQGGDPLGTGTGGPGFRFDDEINPELDFTQPYMLAMANAGIQGGRGTNGSQFFITVGPTTWLQGKHTIFGEVADDASKRVVDKLAGVATDSYDRPLDDVVIESVTVEAV is encoded by the coding sequence ATGCCCGCTCACACCCATGTCGCCACCCTCAACACGAACCACGGCCCGATCGTCGTCAACCTCTACGGCTTCCACGCACCGAAGACCGTGAACAACTTCGTCGGGCTCGCGACGGGTGAGATCGAGTGGACCGACCCGAAGACGGGCCAGCCCTCCACGGCGCCGCTCTACGACGGCGTGGTCTTCCACCGCATCATCCCGGGCTTCATGATCCAGGGCGGCGACCCCCTCGGCACCGGTACCGGCGGCCCCGGCTTCCGCTTCGACGACGAGATCAACCCCGAGCTCGACTTCACCCAGCCGTACATGCTCGCCATGGCGAACGCCGGCATCCAGGGCGGCCGTGGCACGAACGGATCGCAGTTCTTCATCACCGTGGGCCCGACCACCTGGCTCCAGGGCAAGCACACCATCTTCGGCGAGGTCGCCGATGACGCGTCGAAGCGCGTCGTCGACAAGCTCGCGGGTGTCGCCACCGACTCCTACGACCGTCCGCTCGACGACGTCGTGATCGAGAGCGTCACCGTCGAAGCCGTCTGA